CCGGATCGCCGGTGAGGTGATAGAGCTCGGCCATGTCCGGCAGCATGACATCGAAGTTGTAGCCGACATCCATGCCGCGTGGTTCGTAGAAGAAACCTTGTGGGCTCTGACCGCGGTCTGCGATGAAGGTGATGCGTTCTGCCAGCCGTGTCTGCAAAGCGGCATCGGGGTCCAGTTGCAGACTCAGAGTCGCGCCTGCGAGGCCGGCGATGTAGTGGTTGGTGTATCTCAGGGGGTTCTGCCAGACGGTGGTGTTGCCGGGGTCGAGGAACCACACCATCGCTCTGTGCACGGCGGTCCGGATCTCGGTCTGCCGCTCGGGCAGGGCCCCGGCCGTGCGCAGAACCTGCAGCGTCTTGCTCAGATACCCGAGTCCGAAACCGGTGGCCGCTCTGGAATATTCGGTGGGGCGGTACTCCGGCCATGAGCCGTTGTCGTGCTGCAGGCGCAGATAGTGCTGGAGCGCTGCGTCGAGGCGGGCCAGCAGTGCCGGGTCACCGGCGTACGGGTTCCAGGGCCGGGAGTTGGCGTAGAACCAGCTCAGCGTGTACACGTGCTCCTGGATCCGGGCGTTGTACGGCTCGTCCGGCGTGCGCCACCAGCCGCCCTTGAACCAGCCGTATGTGGCCGGGTCGGCATCCTCGATGTCGTTTGCCATCGGCGCGAGGGTCACCAGGTACGGCGCGTACCGCTGCTCCTCGGGGGCGAACAGCGTGCGGTCGGGGAGTCCCGGGGGCAGCGGGTCGAGGAGCCGCAGGGCGGTCGTCCCCTCGGTGGCGCCGGCGGGGCGGGCGGGCAGCGCGGTCAGCAGCGCTGCGGCGCCGGCAGCTCCGAGCAGCGCGCGGCGGCTGAGGCCGGGGAGTCCGGGCGCGGTGTGGATAGGTCTGTCGGTCGGGTGTCGCACTGGTGTCTCCTTCTGAAGAGGTGGTTTCAGCTGCGGGTGAATTCAGTGAGGAGTTCCGCCAGCGGCGTGCGAGGTATACAGGCGTCGACGCGGAATGAGCCGGCCAGAGCTGCGATGCCGGCGTCGTCGACAGTGGCGAAGAGGGCGGCGAAGTCGGCGAGCATGGGCTCCCCGAGCAGAAGTTCACGGACGAGCCTGCGCACGTACCAGCGCTGGCCGAAGGGCTGGGGGTCGAAGTCGGGGTACTCGGTGGCCATCAGCTCATCGAGCGGGGCGAGGGCGTGGCCGATGCCCTCCTCGCCGGTGGACCAAGGCTCGGTGCCCAGCCGCTCCTTCTTCTCCCTGATCGGCTGCAGCAGCCGGGACCAGGGTGAGTCGGGGTCGAGGGACACCAGCCCGGACAGATGGGTGTCCTTGTAGGTCCAGATGGACCAGTTCGCCCCGTGCTCACGGTAGATCTCCAGCTGATCGCGCAGTACGGCGTAGCGGTGCTTGTCGACTGCGGGGTCGCCGGAATAGACCGGCCCGAACTCGCCCACCCAGACTGGTGTGCCCGTTCTGCGGGAGTGCTCGGTTCGCTCCAGGAAGCGCTCCTCCAGCCAGCTGCGGTCGACATACTGTCCGCGTACTACGCCCGGGTACTCGGTCGCGTCACGGATTCCGGCGAGGGCGTAGTCGTGGGCGGAGTACACGGTGTTGTCGAATCCACTGCCGATGGCATCGAAGTCGTTGGCGTAGCGGTTGCCGTCGAGGAAGATCACATGGTCCGGGTCTATGGCCCGTACGGCGTCGACGAGTCGGCGGTAGAACGGACCGATCACCTCGCCGGTGGGATCGCCGGGCTCGTTGAGCAGGTTGAACCCGGCTACCTCGGGCCGGCCCCGGAACCGGTCCGCAAGCGCCTCCCAGATGGCCACCACTCGGTCCTGGAAGTGGCGGTGGCGCCACAGCCAGGCATGGTGGCTCGGATTGTCGCTGTGCTCGGACTGGTTCTGAAAGCCTGGTGCGGCATGCAGGTCGATGATGGTGTAGATGCCGTGCCGGGCGCAGGCGTCGATGGCGGTAGTGAGCCGCCGTATTCCGTCCTCCTTGATGTCGAACGGGTTGGCATCGTCGGAGAGGTGCCGGTAATTGACCGCAATGCGAACGCAGTTGAGTCCGGTGCGGGCGATCAGCGCTGCATCGGCGTCGGTGAAGAACTCGTCCAGGATGAGGTCGAACAGCCGGTCGGCCTTTTCTGCGCCCATGGAATGCCGCAGCGCGTCCCTGGCCTGGTGCTCGGCGCCGGGGAAGCCGTTGAGGAAGTTCTCCATCATCATCCAGCCGCCGAGCCCGGTGCCGCGCAGAGTCACTGGATTTCCGGACGGGGTGACGAACCGGTCACCGGATACTGTGAGCATTTCCATGACTAACCCTTCAGACCACTGTTGACGATTGACTTGATGAACCAGCGCTGGGCCACCAGGAATACCGCGAGAACCGGAATGACCGTGAGCGTGCTGGCCGCGAGCTGCACATTCCAGACCGGGGCTCCAAAGTTGTCCACGATCTGGGTGAGCGCTACCGGCAGGGTGAACATCTCCGGGCTGCGCAGGAACACCAGCGGTTCCAGGAAGGAGTTCCAGCTGTGCAGGAAGGAGAGCAGTGCCACCGCTGAGAGCGAAGGTCCGGCCAGCGGGAGCGCGATCCGGAAGAACAGCCCGAAACGCCCCAGACCGTCGAGCCTTCCGCTCTCCTCCAGCTCGGCCGGCAGGCCAAGGAAGAACTGGCGCATGACGAAGGTGCCGAAGACCGAGTTGCTGCCGAACACGGCCGGAATGATCAGCGGCCAGTGCGTGTCGGTCCAGCCGATCTCGGAGAACAGCCGGAACAGCGGAACGATGATGACCTCGCTCGGCATCAGCAATGCGGTGAGCAGGAGGACGAACATGGTGCCGCCGCCGATGAGGCGGACCCGGGCGAAGGCGTAACCGGCCATGGCCGAGACCACGACGCTGCCGACACACACCAACGCCGCGATATAGAGACTGTTGAAGTACTGACGGCCGAAGGGCTGGTAATCGGTGATACGGGCGTAGTTGTCCCACCGCCAGTCGCTCGGGAGCAGCGAGGGCGGATAGGAAAAGATCTCCGAGATCGGTTTGAGGGAGCTGCTCACCATCCACAGCAGGGGCAGGAGGAACGGCACCGCGAGGGCCACCATCAGTACGTACAGCAGGATCCGCCCGAATGCGGGCTTCCGAGCCCTGCGTCGGAACAGGGCCAAGGGGTTACTGCTCATGGAACACCCACTTCTTGCGCAACCACCACTGCACGACGGTCAGGACCAGGACAGCGAGGAAGAGCAGTACCGCGAGGGCACTCGCGTAGCCGAGGTCGAAGAACTTGAATGCCTGCAGATAGACGTAGTAGGCGAGTACGGTCGTGGCGTTACCCGGACCGCCGCCGGTCAGCACCATGACCTGGCCGAAGACCTGAAGCGAGCCGATCACCGTGACGATCGCGGCCAGCAGCATGGTCGGGCTGATCATCGGCAGGGTGATCCGGCGGAATATGGTCCAGGGAGGGGCGCCGTCGACCCTTGCCGCCTCCCGCAGCTCCGTGGGGACGCTTTGCAGGGCGGCCAGAAAGAGCACCATGTTCACGCCCACACCTTTGAGGACCTGCACCAGGATCACCGAGAACATCGCGGTGTCCGGCTCGCGCAGCCAGTTGGGACCATCGGCGCCGACCATGCGTATGAGCAGGTTGAGGCCGCCGTCCTTGCTGAGCAGGAAGCTCCATACGATGGTCCACGCGATGACCGACACGACGGTCGGGGAGAAGAAGATCGCGCGGAACACTATGGTGCCGCGCAGCCCCTGGTCCAGCAGCACGGCGAGCAGCAGGGCGAGGCAGATGTTGAGCGGCACCAGACCCAGGGAGAACACGGCCGTGTTCTGAGCCACCTCAATCGCGAGCGGGTCGTCGAGCAGCTTCCGGTAATTGTCACCGCCGATGAAGCTGATATCGCCGGTGAGATTGTTGTACTTCGTAAAGCTGTAGTAGACGACGGCTATGAGGGGCCCCAGCACGAAAGCGGCGAATCCCACCATCTGCGGGGCGATGAGTACGTACCCGGCGAGCATGTCCCGCCGACGCCACCGCGGGGTCCGTTGCCGCCCGCCCCGGCGGGCCGGCCGCACCTTGAGAGGCACGGTGGCCCGCCGGGACACGGCAGGGGTCGGGGCCTTCTTTGTCAGGCTCACGATCCGGCCTGCAGCAGGGGCTCGATGGCGGTACAGACGGCACGGGTGACCTTGTGCGTATCGGCCTTCGGCTTCCATGCCGCGTCGAGGGCCGCCCGCGTCTTCTCGTTCAGCTCGGCGTACCCGCTATGGCCGGGGCGCACCGTACCGGACTTAAGCGAATCGATGATGCTCTCTTGGAGCTGGTCCTTGCTGAGCAGCGGGTTGGTTCTGGCAAGGGTCTCGGCCGTCAGCAGTGAGGCGCGCGGCGGCGGGAAGAACTGGGCAAGTTCGGCGGTGTTCTTCTTGTCGGTGGCGAAGAGGAAGAACTGTTTG
The sequence above is drawn from the Streptomyces sp. NBC_01591 genome and encodes:
- a CDS encoding glycoside hydrolase family 5 protein translates to MLTVSGDRFVTPSGNPVTLRGTGLGGWMMMENFLNGFPGAEHQARDALRHSMGAEKADRLFDLILDEFFTDADAALIARTGLNCVRIAVNYRHLSDDANPFDIKEDGIRRLTTAIDACARHGIYTIIDLHAAPGFQNQSEHSDNPSHHAWLWRHRHFQDRVVAIWEALADRFRGRPEVAGFNLLNEPGDPTGEVIGPFYRRLVDAVRAIDPDHVIFLDGNRYANDFDAIGSGFDNTVYSAHDYALAGIRDATEYPGVVRGQYVDRSWLEERFLERTEHSRRTGTPVWVGEFGPVYSGDPAVDKHRYAVLRDQLEIYREHGANWSIWTYKDTHLSGLVSLDPDSPWSRLLQPIREKKERLGTEPWSTGEEGIGHALAPLDELMATEYPDFDPQPFGQRWYVRRLVRELLLGEPMLADFAALFATVDDAGIAALAGSFRVDACIPRTPLAELLTEFTRS
- a CDS encoding carbohydrate ABC transporter permease, whose amino-acid sequence is MSSNPLALFRRRARKPAFGRILLYVLMVALAVPFLLPLLWMVSSSLKPISEIFSYPPSLLPSDWRWDNYARITDYQPFGRQYFNSLYIAALVCVGSVVVSAMAGYAFARVRLIGGGTMFVLLLTALLMPSEVIIVPLFRLFSEIGWTDTHWPLIIPAVFGSNSVFGTFVMRQFFLGLPAELEESGRLDGLGRFGLFFRIALPLAGPSLSAVALLSFLHSWNSFLEPLVFLRSPEMFTLPVALTQIVDNFGAPVWNVQLAASTLTVIPVLAVFLVAQRWFIKSIVNSGLKG
- a CDS encoding carbohydrate ABC transporter permease gives rise to the protein MLAGYVLIAPQMVGFAAFVLGPLIAVVYYSFTKYNNLTGDISFIGGDNYRKLLDDPLAIEVAQNTAVFSLGLVPLNICLALLLAVLLDQGLRGTIVFRAIFFSPTVVSVIAWTIVWSFLLSKDGGLNLLIRMVGADGPNWLREPDTAMFSVILVQVLKGVGVNMVLFLAALQSVPTELREAARVDGAPPWTIFRRITLPMISPTMLLAAIVTVIGSLQVFGQVMVLTGGGPGNATTVLAYYVYLQAFKFFDLGYASALAVLLFLAVLVLTVVQWWLRKKWVFHEQ